In one Pseudomonas sp. MM211 genomic region, the following are encoded:
- the sdhC gene encoding succinate dehydrogenase, cytochrome b556 subunit, producing MNSQRPVNLDLRTIKLPVTAYTSILHRISGVILFFGIAVLLFGLDKSLSSEEGFAQVKECLTSPLAKFVIWGLLSALLYHLVAGVRHLIMDAGVGETLEGGKLGSKIVLVVSTIVIVLLGVWIW from the coding sequence GTGAATAGCCAACGACCTGTAAACTTAGACCTTCGGACGATAAAGCTCCCAGTCACCGCTTACACGTCCATTCTTCACCGTATATCCGGCGTGATCCTTTTCTTCGGCATTGCCGTGCTGCTGTTCGGGCTCGACAAATCGCTGTCATCGGAAGAGGGCTTCGCCCAGGTGAAAGAATGCTTGACCAGCCCGCTGGCCAAGTTCGTGATCTGGGGACTGCTGTCCGCTTTGCTGTACCACCTGGTGGCCGGTGTGCGCCACTTGATCATGGATGCTGGAGTCGGTGAGACGCTGGAAGGCGGCAAGCTGGGTTCCAAAATCGTACTCGTCGTATCGACGATCGTGATCGTGCTGCTGGGGGTGTGGATATGGTAA